The region GTAAGTTACCTGTGGCAGCTTAAATCAGGTGCTGTGATAGTAATTTCTGTCATTCGGCATCTGAGCTGAAGGATGAGGGGACAAAAATCTGTCCCTTAGCTCCACTGATGTCAAGCATGTGCAGTGTCACCACCATCAGCCGTGGACTCTGACATGGAGGTGTCTGAGGGCAGGATGCCAAGCCCAGGATGAAGCTCAGATGTCCATGTCTGTCCAGTATGGAAATGTTGATGGGGGCTGGTGGCACAGGCCAGCTGTCCCCCATCCCAGCTGGCCTCACCTGCAACATGCTGCAGCTACAGCCTCTGTTTGCAGGCACGGAGCGAGGGAAGACggctccctgctccccatcagAGCCAAACAAATATCTGCCTGTTTGCCTCTCCCCTCGTGCCTCAGAGGGCTCCCTTCCCTTGTCTCTCTATCTCCTGTATACAACCCAGAGCACTACCAGATTGGGGTATtgtgtttaaatattaattctctcattaaaatacaaagctgCTTCAGATTTTCTCCATCCTGCATTTTGGTGGAAATgtgcaattaaaaatacagctgaaaatACTCCTCCTTCCTTACAAGAAAACTAGAATGTTCTTGGTTTATATATAGCTAAAAAGACTCATGGCTGTCTCTTGAGAAACTGCACATCCTTTCCTATGTCAGTTTTCTCTGTAACAATTCATGGATGCCTTGTTGCTGCTGCAGACCTGACGACTGACACAGAGCTGACCCAGTGGGAAGATGATTTGATTAGGTTAtataaacagaagaataaataaataattttaatatattatagTTACAGCTGTATATGCACTTTTGTCACGCATTTCTTGGAACAGTTACtttcacttatttatttttcactaaagCTGATTCAAgtgttgtgggtttggttttggtttgtgtttgtttgattgttttttgtcAAAAAACATCATAGCTGAAAATCGGACATGGACTATTGAGCATTACTTCACCTGAACTTATCTGACAACTtagatatattttcatttttaatagaaaaattaatGCCCATAAACCAAACCCTTTAATTTAAATCCTGACAAATTTATTTTGGCAATACTGCTGCAGTGTCTCCAAAGAATTGTCATTTGGATGTTCTGTGTTATTGCTCGCTTGCTTCACCTCCAGAACATGCTTGCCTTTAGAACCATGGTTATATTGGTGACTTCACACTAAATATTTGTTGAGTGCTCTGCAGTATTAAggtatgaaataaaaatcagcacCAAGCTTGCACAAATAAATCAACCTTTTTCTCAAAAATTTtcacctcttttcttttttttttttttttgcccttatCTTAGTAATAGATGttgttgacttttttctttaaagctgcCTTTGCCTGTGGACTCCACAAGGGGGTAGGAAATCCTTTTTCACAGATTAGGCTGTGACagataagattaaaaaaaaaaaaaaaagtgaatttaaatATTCTGATCACAAGCAGGCTTTGCAGCTAATACCTGTGAGTTGCTGAGCTGCAAACCATTTAAGAATCAAAATACAGCAATTGTTGGAATTAAGATCATGATAAGCCAAGAAGCGAATAAACATGTGGGTGGCTTTTTAGTAGTCAGACTTTTGTAAGGGTATACACTTAGGCATACCACAAAAGGTAAGTCACATGTACAATTAACAATAAAAAGCCTGCAGTAGCTGTGTTCAGTAACAACAGCTCAGCCACACCTTATTATGTAGTTAATGTGGGCTCTGGCAGTGACTCTTACTGACATCAGAGGGAACCATCAGCATGGCAAGGACCTCAAGTAAAGGCCACAGTTCACTGATGAAGTGTGGTGGGGTGAATATGGGGTTGGCTGTCAGTAAGAATATAACACCTGGAGCCTGATGTCTAAACTGAGAAAGGACAAGCACATCCTGGAGTGTGAGCAGTTCTCTCATTCCTGGGTACAAGGTCCAGGAAGGATAAGGGCTGCAAACCCCATTCTGTTCTTTTCAGGGGAAAATATAAACTTCAAGAATATAAATTAAGTAAGTCAAGAACATTAATTAAGTTACTGTGTGAAATGCAGTAATTCAGAGGCAAACTCTCGACTTAAATAGGGACCAACCGCAACctattgtttttctgaaattgtACATTAAATCTGATAACTGGAAGCTAttataaaattaattgcaaatagtatttaaaacaaagcagttGAAAGTTAACTTAATTGCCTCTTAAATTAACTGAATTATATTATACCATCAATTTTATTTAGTGCATTCTGTTGTATCTGGATCATTTTGTAAAATATGGTTCTTGTACTTCATATACATCATAATATTAGTAATTCTAAAGTGGTGGAAGAAAAAGATGCATAGACAAAGAAAACCCTCAAGTTCATTTCCATCTGTAAATATTGTATAAGATTTATTAATCTCTTCAATCTTAGAATGTTGACCTTTTTTCTATAACAGAAAGGTTATGTGAGCTCACATACCTCAGCTTTCTTGGAGACTTCAGTTAATGAACTGCTCACCTAAACATTTATCTTAAGAGTCACATATCAGCTGCCAAAATCCCcttttccaaattatttatGATTCTGAACTCATCTGCTGTGCATTATGAAGTACTAGCAATGAACACATCTGAAGGAAATCAGTTGTAAAATTGGTACGATTAGgaatattcttttctttccctactAACACACTTGTTTTCTATCATTATAATTCCACTGACTGAAAGGGAATGGAGATAAGCCAAGTCTTGTCTCCTGTAATAGACTGTGGTCCAGCTGCAGTAGTTATAAATTTAAACACCTGTGAATATTTTCAAGGGTCAGAAAACTCCATTTATCTGGGAAGAAACAGACCCATTTCTACCACCACTTTTCCTGAGAACTTGTTTGAGACTGATAGCATATttagaaatagaagaaaaaatactcttCTCCACAGTAATTTAACCCACTTATAGAGAACTTGGAAAACAGCTTGgtccattgatttttttccaatagGTATCAaactgaaattaagaaaatacagaaacagagCATCCAAAGTTCAAAAAGAATGTTTGGAAGTCAGTTTTATAGGCGAACTCTACCTGCATCTGTTTTAGTAATACCACCAATAGATTCTTTAAGtagatgttttcctgttttgttgttCTGCAAAACTGCAATGCCTGTAAAAGGCACCCTCTGTGACTTGGCTCACACTAATGAAAGGTGggaatttatatttcttttatgaGATTACATTTAAGTCCCAGGAGATTTTGAgttatatgtgtgtatatatatatataacttaaGGGTTTACATCAATAGGAGATAAACAAAGCCAGATGTCTGTATGCCCAAggctattatttttgtttctgttagtTCATTTGTCCTCATGTATGGGTGAGCTATTGCAGTGACTTAAGGTAGATACATGTCATATCAAAAAGAGTGTTTGAAAGGAGAGGCTAAAAGTAAAGGTGAAGAACAGGTGTTGTTTTGTAAACCTATTTTAGTGGCCAGTATATTCTATCTATcctatttttaataattataatttataatgaaacttagaaattaaatatttaataatctTGAAGAAGATTACGATCTTGTAATTTAATGGGCTGAAATAATACTTTTTGTCATGCTGGCTGTATATGTAGTTTTCACAGAAATTTCTACAGAAAATCTTCCCTATACATTACAGAACagataaaaagaagtattaATTTAGGTCAATTTATCATTGTTATTGGATAATCTATTATTTATAAAGGTATACAAATAGGAAAGGTAGTATTGATTTTCTtacaagaaaagacaaaattagtTCACTATTAATGTGAATAAATGGAATTCTCTGAGGTCAAAGGTGGATGTTCAGACTTAATGCTGATACTGATGCAGATGTATTGAAGGTGCATTACAAGTCCAAGGGTAAATGACCGCTATTCAACAGCAACTGGATTTTTGATACAATATACAGCATGTCataagaacagagcagaaaatgaacacaggttttaaagttaattaagagaaaagtaagaacgTTTAAAGGAGTCTACCTTTATGGCAGCTGGACTTGCCGGTGGTaagttaacagttggacttcatgatcttaaaggtcttttccaaccttaACGATTCTATAATTAGATAAGCATCATTTTCTGACATTGTCAGGTTTGacattgcttttcccttttgtttttattatgtaCATCatattttcccttgcctttgatCTAGTTAAACATGCTTTTGATGTCATTAAGCAGCAAAGCCTTTAAGTGACATACTCATAAAATGACAAGCACTAgctgaaatggaaacagaaggaGTAGCATGACTTTCCTCTGTCCCGTCTTCACAGAGTGTGCTGGTTATGGGCCTTTTTTTACCTCTACACACACATTGTAGGGGAGGGACAAAACTTAAAAGCTTTGGGTTAATACTCAAAGATGTCTAGAAATTGAATAAGAAaggtttttctcctctttctagAGGACAATAAATAAACGCAAATATAAACACCCCTTGTTCAAAAAATTAATCAGTTGTATCAGAATAATTAAGAGCAGGGATATAAACTGCTGTAagttttttaaactgaagtatTGGTTTCCTGTGCATTGCATATAAATAGCTATAACTAAAAAACCAGTctggaatgaaagaagatgTAAAGCATGATCACTGTTTATTTCCTTGAACTGGATTTGGTAAATGAGTGCATCTGGGAGTTCAGATGCCAGACAAATATTCAAAGCCATGAATCCAAGCTTTTAAAGAATGTTACTCTAAAAACAGATTAGTCCTGGAAGAGTCCTGTTGAAAAACTTTTCCAAAGAGAATCATCTTCAATGCCCTGCAAAACCACGtgtaaaaaaatgcataaaaaattGGGTTAAATGTAGAATTTAaataaccaaaccaaaccaatgcATCAATGAGAATAGGAGGTATCACGTAATTCATAAATGGATTGGTTGCTGTAAAGAAGAAGAATGGACTCCAGCAGATGAGGAACACTTCCATTATTATGCCTAATGTCTTTGcagctttcctttctctgccaaATGAAATGTCATTCTTCGTttcaaaatgcatctttttttgACTAATTGTGTCAATGGATCTTGCTTGCCTCTTGGCTGTAGAGTATATTTTCCTGTGAATATACAGCATGACAAATCCAGGAATGTAAAAAGACACAATGGAGGACTCAACACCTGAAGTTTCActaaaaaagacaaagcatTCTCCTGCACAACGGGCATGATTATAAATCTCTTCTGCCCCTCGCAAATTTAGGTCTAGAAAGATCAttccaaaagcaaaaccagcagggATCATCCAATTTACCAATATCATGACCAAGataataaaagtatttatttttaatttgtgtctTAGAGGGTCACACACAGCATAGTAACAGTCAATGGATATGAAGGAAAGATGGAAGATGGAAGCTGTGCTCAGCATAATGTCCATGCTCATATGGATCT is a window of Columba livia isolate bColLiv1 breed racing homer chromosome 3, bColLiv1.pat.W.v2, whole genome shotgun sequence DNA encoding:
- the LOC102092916 gene encoding LOW QUALITY PROTEIN: trace amine-associated receptor 1 (The sequence of the model RefSeq protein was modified relative to this genomic sequence to represent the inferred CDS: inserted 1 base in 1 codon), with amino-acid sequence MYLSIRKISTCAAYLCGLETLVRMQLCCESINGXCVRNSWSESIRVSMYIFMVCIILATLVGNLTVIISISHFNHLHTPTNFLLLSMATVDFLLGFLIMTCSMVRSVEHCWYFGELFCKIHMSMDIMLSTASIFHLSFISIDCYYAVCDPLRHKLKINTFIILVMILVNWMIPAGFAFGMIFLDLNLRGAEEIYNHARCAGECFVFFSETSGVESSIVSFYIPGFVMLYIHRKIYSTAKRQARSIDTISQKKMHFETKNDISFGRERKAAKTLGIIMEVFLICWSPFFFFTATNPFMNYVIPPILIDALVWFGYLNSTFNPIFYAFFYTWFCRALKMILFGKVFQQDSSRTNLFLE